The Podospora pseudocomata strain CBS 415.72m chromosome 1 map unlocalized CBS415.72m_1, whole genome shotgun sequence genome has a segment encoding these proteins:
- a CDS encoding uncharacterized protein (EggNog:ENOG503NZTQ; COG:S) — protein MRLSSVAVSAAALRGALAWGGFGHITVAYIASNFVSDSTTSYLQTLLRNDTGDYLAGVATWADSIRYTKWGRFTSGFHFIDAHDNPPTYCGVDYDRDCKKEAGCVVSALQNYTSQLLDTELPLWRRAQAAKFVVHFVGDIHQPLHTEDVARGGNGIHVTFEGKELNLHHVWDTSIAEKLVGGIRRKPYPFAKKWADELTEEIKSGKYAAESKSGWLRGTNITDPIATALGWAVEGNALVCTTVLPEGAEAIEGQELGTDYYEKAAPVVEEQVAKAGFRLAAWLDLIISSLKTFELPASSEPEPDLDSDVPGDL, from the exons ATGAGGCTATCGTCGGTTGCAGTGAGCGCTGCAGCGTTGCGGGGGGCCTTGGCGTGGGGAG GCTTCGGTCACATTACCGTCGCCTATATCGCCTCCAACTTCGTCTCTgactccaccacctcctaTCTTCAGACCCTCCTCCGCAATGACACCGGCGACTACCTCGCCGGCGTTGCTACCTGGGCAGATTCTATCCGGTACACCAAATGGGGCCGCTTCACCTCGGGCTTCCACTTCATCGACGCCCATGACAATCCGCCGACCTACTGCGGCGTAGATTACGACCGTGACTGCAAGAAAGAAGCCGGTTGCGTGGTCAGCGCTTTGCAGAACTACACCTCCCAGCTTCTTGACACTGAGCTTCCACTCTGGCGGCGAGCACAGGCAGCAAAGTTTGTGGTTCACTTTGTTGGTGATATTCACCAACCGCTACATACCGAGGATGTGGCGAGGGGAGGCAACGGAATTCATGTTACGTTTGAAGGAAAAGAGCTGAACTTGCACCATGTGTGGGATACGAGCATTGCCGAGAAGTTGGTGGGCGGCATTCGCAGGAAGCCGTATCCGTTTGCGAAGAAATGGGCCGACGAGTTGAcggaggagatcaagagtGGGAAGTACGCGGCGGAGAGCAAGTCCGGCTGGCTAAGGGGGACGAATATCACGGATCCGATTGCTACGGCTCTAGGGTGGGCGGTTGAGGGCAATGCGTTGGTTTGCACTACCG TATTGCCAGAAGGCGCGGAAGCCATCGAGGGCCAGGAGCTGGGAACGGACTACTACGAAAAGGCCGCTCCTGTCGTCGAGGAGCAGGTTGCAAAGGCTGGCTTCCGGTTGGCTGCTTGGTTGGACTTGATCATCTCGAGCCTCAAGACTTTTGAGCTGCCAGCCTCGTCGGAGCCAGAGCCAGATCTGGATTCGGATGTGCCAGGAGACCTCTAG
- a CDS encoding uncharacterized protein (COG:O; EggNog:ENOG503PD0N) has translation MDGGFDTYRDYLCNVFKNANRPAKDNHTHGTILPTPSTIVSTHSTDTSRPINNSPHRYENSRIPVGLETFNGLTYVPPDVVRAISTDLTTPFWGPGYDGLDSQQPARIPFSWFQKEHPQAKFAFGFKKEDGRREVVRIEVPVTDLTYVVSETGKSELCALGIVGTDERNAALGTGVMKNGYWVLDASEMKVRVARGVNCGSEILQWEEGKRYEGRCGEGRTVCGGLRKKNGAKDGYDGVYHE, from the exons ATGGACGGAGGGTTTGACACGTACAGAG ACTATCTTTGCAACGTCTTCAAAAATGCCAACAGACCTGCAAAAGATAACCACACGCATGGCACTATCCTTCCAACGCCTTCAACCATCGTCTCAACACATTCAACAGATACCAGTAGGCCTATCAACAACTCACCTCACAGGTACGAGAACTCCCGTATCCCCGTGGGCCTCGAGACCTTCAACGGTTTGACCTACGTTCCCCCGGACGTGGTCAGAGCCATCTCTACTGACCTGACGACACCGTTCTGGGGGCCGGGTTATGATGGTTTGGACAGTCAGCAGCCTGCAAGGATACCATTTTCTTGGTTCCAGAAGGAACACCCGCAAGCCAAGTTTGCCTTTGggttcaagaaggaggatggtaggagggaggtggtgagaatTGAGGTGCCGGTCACGGACTTGACATATGTGGTGTCAGAGACCGGGAAGAGTGAGCTGTGTGCTCTGGGAATTGTTGGCACGGATGAGCGCAATGCGGCGCTGGGGACGGGGGTGATGAAGAATGGGTACTGGGTGTTGGATGCGAGTGAGATGAAGGTGAGGGTTGCGAGGGGGGTGAATTGTGGGAGTGAGATTCttcagtgggaggaggggaagagatACGAGGGAAGatgtggggagggaaggacgGTGTGCGGAGGGCTTAGGAAGAAGAATGGGGCTAAAGATGGGTATGATGGGGTATATCATGAGTAA
- a CDS encoding uncharacterized protein (COG:S; EggNog:ENOG503P55S), whose protein sequence is MASTKDARRPDLIVPFQEPASKGDNPELASTLSSTLPMAAIFMRNRYVGWAAVAFSLQSWLGESEETKKSNSSPGYFAVGMSLMSLIVTYLPLFLPPSPGLQQGSSTEAPAPVPPA, encoded by the exons ATGGCCTCAACCAAAGATGCCCGCAGACCGGACTTGA TTGTCCCCTTTCAAGAACCCGCCAGCAAGGGGGACAATCCCGAGCTTGCCTCAACTCTCTCCTCCACTCTACCAATGGCGGCTATCTTCATGCGCAACCGCTATGTTGGATG GGCCGCTGTTGCTTTCTCCCTCCAGTCCTGGCTTGGAGAGTCTgaagagaccaagaagaGCAACTCTTCCCCCGGATACTTTGCCGTGGGCATGTCAT TGATGTCCCTAATCGTTACCTAccttcccctcttcctccccccttctcccggtCTTCAACAGGGGAGCTCGACCGAGGCTCCTGCCCCGGTTCCTCCTGCCTAA
- a CDS encoding uncharacterized protein (COG:S; EggNog:ENOG503P02F), protein MASNRGPTATEAQAPRAPATALTAQRSLKRTRETTPTSPESAHSGDLSPSKIARLMGLHTPTLTGAAALEEERRRREEEHQHQQLASLETSDNPNHRAIEELMSGVVNALSRSHDAPAPAPPPTGVSEIEAAAAAAARALSSATIPTGENPISELQDVSPQSGTSGASLEDAEGQVVHSPAAMDIDGRGDQRMYAPQPDAQMDEKTANSLSYPGVLSPQGNMPAPGAPQRGMSMPMPPSQGSDMEPRSPGNSNKKHKCPYCQTEFTRHHNLKSHLLTHSQEKPFICSHCQQRFRRLHDLKRHGKLHTGEKPHVCPKCDRKFARGDALARHSKGAGGCAGRRSSMAGFGEEDYEASGADDSAMSGVLYDANASGDMADDERRRSLPSIKAQHVPGQPGVDGYATHSNTYPPVGQRPGGLYPPNVDRGSTSSNTSPTVPNNHTPHTSISSVPLSAGGASMYSQSGMTESPKPLSPGAAQANQGLLQRSPHETHQAASGLSLPAHAKQAWLSQYPPADRDAIKGNTAPTAQTTGRGRGRAASGAAPAAQGAPPADGNLFGAEQQQPYWVLLQHFDERLKQMQDQVAAEISKASAPLLEKINIQDQHIAALSAEVASLRQQLQGQQEPPLPQGQEQQEAEQPQHQQLQEQQPQQQPEAPNEVAVQE, encoded by the exons ATGGCCTCGAATCGAGGACCCACCGCGAcagaagctcaagctcctcgcGCGCCCGCGACGGCGCTCACAGCCCAGAGGTCGCTGAAGCGCACTCGCGAGACTACCCCGACATCGCCAGAGTCTGCCCACTCGGGTGATCTCTCCCCATCCAAAATCGCTCGCCTGATGGGGCTACATACACCCACCCTGAccggcgccgccgccctcgaggaggagagacgacgacgagaggAAGaacatcagcatcagcagctgGCCTCGTTGGAGACGAGTGACAACCCCAACCATAGGGCGATTGAAGAGCTCATGTCGGGCGTAGTGAACGCGTTGAGTCGGTCACACGATGCACCGGCGCCCGCCCCTCCACCGACGGGGGTCTCAGAGATCGAGGCAGCTGCCGCCGCAGCGGCCAGGGCCTTGAGCTCAGCCACTATACCAACGGGGGAGAACCCAATCAGCGAGCTACAAGATGTCAGCCCCCAGAGCGGGACAAGCGGAGCGAGTCTCGAGGATGCTGAAGGACAGGTTGTGCACAGCCCTGCAGCAATGGACATTGACGGGCGTGGTGATCAACGCATGTATGCGCCGCAGCCAGATGCTCAGATGGATGAAAAGACGGCCAATTCTCTTTCATACCCGGGAGTTCTCTCACCACAGGGCAACATGCCGGCGCCTGGTGCTCCCCAAAGGGGGATGAGCATGCCTATGCCACCATCCCAGGGCTCCGACATGGAGCCTCGGTCACCTGgtaacagcaacaagaagcaTAAATGCCCGTACTGCCAAACGGAATTTACACGCCATCATAATCTGAAGAGTCATCTTCTCACCCACAGTCAGGAGAAGCCGTTTATCTGCAGCCACTGCCAGCAACGCTTCAGACGTCTCCATGACCTTAAACGGCACGGGAAGCTACATACTGGCGAAAAGCCGCATGTTTGCCCCAAGTGCGACAGGAAATTTGCTAGGGGAGATGCCCTGGCGAGACACAGCAAAGGAGCAGGTGGCTGCGCCGGGCGAAGATCAAGCATGGCCggctttggcgaggaagacTACGAGGCCAGTGGTGCAGATGACTCTGCCATGTCTGGTGTTTTGTACGATGCCAATGCGAGCGGCGATATGGCGGACGATGAGCGGCGACGCTCGTTGCCTAGCATCAAGGCTCAACACGTTCCCGGACAGCCAGGCGTGGACGGCTATGCCACGCATTCCAACACATATCCCCCAGTTGGACAGCGACCAGGTGGCTTGTATCCTCCCAACGTCGACCGTGGTTCTACAAGTTCTAATACTTCACCCACCgttcccaacaaccacacccCTCACACGAGCATCTCTTCGGTGCCTTTAAGCGCTGGAGGTGCTTCTATGTATTCCCAGAGCGGTATGACGGAGAGTCCCAAACCCCTGAGCCCCGGAGCAGCACAGGCCAACCAGGGTCTTCTCCAGCGATCGCCGCACGAGACACATCAGGCAGCTTCGGGGCTGTCTCTTCCAGCGCACG CTAAGCAAGCCTGGCTCTCCCAGTATCCCCCTGCTGACCGAGATGCTATCAAAGGCAACACCGCGCCAACAGCTCAAACCACGGGACGTGGTCGTGGTCGCGCTGCTAGCGGAGCGGCACCGGCAGCTCAAGGGGCACCTCCTGCAGACGGCAACCTATTTGGGGcggaacaacaacaaccttaCTGGGTGTTGCTCCAACATTTCGACGAGCGTCTGAAACAAATGCAAGACCAAGTGGCCGCTGAGATTTCAAAGGCCAGTGCCCCGCTGTTGGAAAAGATCAATATCCAGGATCAGCACATTGCGGCTCTGTCCGCCGAGGTGGCTTCGTTACGGCAACAGTTGCAAGGGCAACAAGAACCGCCGTTACCACAGGGGCAAGAGCAGCAAGAAGCGGAGCAgccacagcatcagcaattacaggagcagcagccgcagcaacagcctgaGGCGCCAAATGAGGTAGCAGTGCAAGAGTAG
- the MC69 gene encoding Secreted virulence factor mc69 (EggNog:ENOG503P71J) yields MKFIAVVMSLCVSLASAGVVIIPIKPEQVVPKASEDCYFGVVTPMGCGTSQEQLDNITSRDKHDVIGDML; encoded by the exons ATGAAGTTCATCGCTGTTGTCATGTCGCTTTGCGTCTCCCTCGCTAGCGCGGGAGTGGttatcatccccatcaagcCGGAGCAGGTCGTTCCCAAGGCGTCGGAGGATTGTTACTTTGGGGTTGTAACGCCTATGGGGTGCGGG ACCTCTCAGGAACAACTAGATAATATCACCTCTCGGGACAAACATGATGTGATTGGGGACATGCTCTAG
- a CDS encoding uncharacterized protein (COG:O; EggNog:ENOG503NWY2) — protein sequence MLMKNAVAALMGLAMVAEAASVHQYGTPTRTVGRRQFGKKNNFGNRFGNGQFGGGQNGQNNNNNNNNNNNNGQNNNGQNNNGQNNNNNNNNNNGGNNNQASETCLAAAALQTGSQSTGQNGAQAADGQVNSATDNANFINFCQGKTLTNGLQNRDGSCNGIPMGEIPSANRMVSTVILNPKNGDDLQPLTTFQIQVNVANMQLGAFTNATSTYYSAPQTLNGGGQIIGHTHVTVQDTGNTLNPTQPLDATVFAFFKGINDAGNGNGQLAAEVTGGLPTGCYRVCTMSSASNHQPVLMPVAQRGSQEDCRYFSVGGACANNNNNNGGGNNNNNNNNNNNNNNGGNNNNNNNGGGQGQNNQGQNQGNQGQGNQGQQNNQGNQGNNQGQNNQGNQNNNQGNQGAGNQAGGGSGAGNNGNGNNGGNNNNNGGGNAGAAIAGIQPPPVTDSGNADRPFAVNGNTFVTRQEAQFRACAIQNNACAGAVNSGQAPGRTVPDCNAQEAACRAAA from the exons atgttgatgaagaaCGCGGTAGCGGCCCTGATGGGTCTGGCCATGGTTGCCGAGGCGGCATCAGTTCACCAGTACGGAACCCCGACAAGGACTGTAGGAAGACGGCAGTTtggcaagaagaacaacTTCGGAAACCGCTTCGGTAATGGTcagtttggtggtggccagAACGgccagaacaacaacaacaacaacaacaacaacaacaacaatggcCAGAACAACAATGGTCAGAACAACAATGgtcagaacaacaacaacaataacaacaacaacaacggggGGAACAACAACCAGGCGTCGGAGACTTGtctggctgcggctgctcTCCAGACTGGTTCTCAGTCTACCGGCCAGAACGGTGCCCAGGCTGCAGATGGTCAGGTCAACTCTGCTAC TGACAATGCCAACTTCATCAACTTCTGCCAGGGCAAAACACTGACCAACGGTCTGCAAAACCGGGATGGCTCCTGTAACGGTATCC CAATGGGTGAAatcccctccgccaaccGCATGGTCTCGACTGTCATTCTCAACCCCAAGAACGGCGATGATCTCCAGCCGCTCACGACCTTCCAGATTCAGGTCAATGTCGCCAACATGCAGCTCGGCGCCttcaccaacgccaccagCACCTACTACTCGGCTCCCCAGACCCTCAACGGAGGCGGCCAGATCATTGGTCACACTCACGTCACTGTTCAAGACACTGGCAACACCTTGAACCCCACCCAGCCCCTGGATGCCACTgtctttgccttcttcaaGGGTATCAACGATGCTGGTAACGGCAACGGTCAGCTCGCCGCTGAAGTCACTGGTGGTCTCCCTACTGGCTGCTACCGTGTCTGCACCATGTCCAGCGCTTCCAACCATCAGCCCGTTCTGATGCCCGTTGCCCAGCGTGGTTCCCAAGAGGACTGCCGCTACTTctctgttggtggtgcttgcgccaacaacaacaacaacaacggcggtggcaacaacaacaacaacaacaacaacaacaacaacaacaacaacggtggcaataacaacaacaacaacaatggcGGCGGCCAGGGCCAGAACAACCAGGGCCAGAACCAGGGCAACCAGGGTCAGGGTAATCAGGGGCAGCAGAACAACCAGGGCAACCAAGGTAATAACCAAGGCCAGAACAACCAGGGAAACCAAAATAATAACCAAGGCAACCAGGGCGCCGGAAATCAGGCGGGCGGAGGTTCGGGGGCCGGAaacaacggcaacggcaataATGGCggcaacaataacaacaacgGAGGCGGTAACGCCGGTGCCGCCATTGCCGGCATCCAGCCCCCTCCCGTGACCGACTCTGGCAACGCGGACCGCCCGTTCGCAGTCAACGGTAACACCTTTGTGACCAGGCAGGAGGCTCAGTTCCGCGCCTGCGCCATCCAGAACAACGCCTGCGCCGGCGCCGTCAACTCTGGCCAGGCTCCTGGTCGCACCGTCCCTGACTGCAATGCGCAAGAAGCGGCTTGCCGAGCGGCTGCTTAA
- the DGA1 gene encoding diacylglycerol O-acyltransferase 1 (EggNog:ENOG503NX4Z; COG:I; BUSCO:EOG09261G92): MDRESGSTGTPPVITKKKGKKTATKNKGVDANVGTSNLKGTITADELAAASSSVVKEVVVVPSTPKKSKGSKGKKGSASLDSHIESSSSKTPQQEQQPKKAAVIGSNMALAESTGDFFEKAADELPVKTMATSSSKGVQVNGVNGVRGGLDDEKERPSEKENRLVNGERSGTATLTQRKQQKSSAFKAKDNDYPPLYDDDEREDRRLDRIQAYRAAGIRFAPWNIPYRRRMQTVAVIIHCLSIASTVSFFFFLCAIPIFWPLIIPYLLHMSLSKNATDGRLRMRSERWRRLPVWKLFGEYFPAKLHKTHDLPPTRKYIFGYHPHGIISHGAFAAFATEALGFSEKFPGITNSLLTLDSNFRIPLYRDYILAFGLQSVSKESITNILTKGGPNNEGMGRAVTIVVGGARESLEAQPGVMNLVLADRKGFVKMAIRTGADLVPVLAFGENDLYDQLSPKTHPWLHKAQMWVLRTLKFTLPFLHGRGIFNYDVGLMPYRRRLNIVVGRPIMVAQKREGEIENEEVNRLHSEYVGELEKMWERYKDVFAAGRRGEMNILK; the protein is encoded by the exons ATGGACCGCGAGAGCGGTTCTACGGGGACGCCCCCTGTTAtcacgaagaagaaggggaagaaaacGGCAACGAAGAATAAGGGTGTTGACGCGAATGTAGGGACTTCTAACTTGAAGGGGACGATTACGGCGGACgagcttgctgctgcgagTTCGAGTGttgtgaaggaggtggtggtggtgccgagCACGccaaagaagagcaaggggtcgaaggggaagaagggtaGTGCT AGCTTGGACAGTCACATCGAgtcatcttcttccaagacaccacagcaagaacaacaacccaagaaAGCGGCCGTGATAGGCTCGAATATGGCATTGGCCGAGTCGACGGGGGATTTCTTCGAAAAGGCAGCGGATGAGCTTCCTGTCAAGACAATGGCAACGTCAAGTTCCAAGGGTGTGCAAGTCAATGGTGTGAATGGCGTCCGTGGCGGCCTGGATGACGAAAAGGAAAGACCAagcgaaaaagaaaataggCTTGTCAACGGTGAACGGAGTGGGACAGCTACTCTCACCCAACGGAAGCAGCAGAAGAGTTCCGCTTTCAAAGCCAAAGACAACGACTACCCACCGCTttacgatgacgacgaaCGGGAGGACCGCCGACTGGACCGAATTCAGGCCTATCGAGCTGCCGGGATCCGGTTCGCGCCGTGGAATATTCCTTATCGACGCCGGATGCAGACCGTAGCGGTTATCATCCACTGCCTTAGCATCGCGTCGACGGTgtcgtttttctttttcctgtgCGCCATCCCGATATTTTGGCCGCTGATTATCCCTTACCTGCTGCACATGTCGCTGTCCAAAAACGCCACCGACGGGAGGTTGCGGATGCGTTCTGAGCGCTGGCGAAGGCTGCCGGTTTGGAAGCTGTTTGGGGAATACTTCCCTGCCAAGTTGCACAAGACACACGACTTGCCCCCGACGAGGAAGTACATTTTTGGGTATCACCCCCATGGCATCATCTCCCACGGAGCGTTTGCTGCTTTTGCCACCGAGGCACTGGGGTTTTCGGAGAAGTTTCCGGGCATCACCAATTCACTGTTGACGCTGGATTCCAACTTTAGGATCCCGCTCTACAGGGATTATATCCTCGCTTTTGGGCTCCAGTCTGTCTCCAAAGAGTCGATAACCAACATCCTGACCAAGGGCGGGCCGAACAACGAGGGGATGGGCAGGGCGGTGACGATTGTGGTTGGGGGAGCTAGGGAGTCGCTCGAGGCGCAGCCGGGGGTGATGAATCTGGTGCTGGCGGACAGGAAGGGGTTTGTCAAGATGGCCATTAGGACGGGAGCTGATCtggtgccggtgctggcGTTTGGGGAGAATGATTTGTATGATCAGCTTAGTCCGAAGACGCACCCTTGGTTGCACAAAGCCCAGATGTGGGTGCTGAGGACGTTGAAGTTTACGTTGCCGTTTCTGCacgggagggggattttCAACTATGATGTTGGACTGATGCCGTACAGGAGGAGACTGAATATTGTGGTGGGGAGGCCGATCATGGTGGCgcagaagagggagggggagattgaGAATGAGGAGGTGAACAGGCTGCATAGCGAGTATGTGGGGGAATTGGAGAAGATGTGGGAGAGGTATAAGGATGTGTTTGCGGCCGGcagaaggggggagatgaatATTTTGAAGTAG
- a CDS encoding uncharacterized protein (COG:S; EggNog:ENOG503NX0E) yields MASLIMSLPSILQAPTAGEALSGIFGSVSLTAWICLLLPQLIANYKSKSADALSMKFLLIWLLGDIANLSGALWTSLAPSSIALGMYFCVADLILITQCTYYNTINARRRAREQHHHHPGHRRHSHRHPSADSDTTAVEDTPANEETPLVTEHRRPRSDSQTLLPGSHRRHSTHRRRRSSNLDPLTRIITGEDDTPDSNPWLHNALSLLAVWVVGGAGWFVSYRMGAWDSPDVPVDTEPISAEPQAIIGMVLGYISAVCYLCARIPQIIKNYKEKSCEGLALLFFLLSLTGNFTYGASVMSYSQDRDYLLRALPWLLGSFGTIVEDGVIFVQFRIYSKGNQAGQQSKSVGGTA; encoded by the exons ATGGCGAGCCTCATCATGAGCCTCCCATCGATACTCCAGGCGCCCACCGCCGGTGAGGCCCTGTCGGGAATCTTTGGCAGCGTCTCTCTGACGGCCTGGAtatgcctcctcctcccgcaatTAATCGCAAACTACAAGTCCAAATCTGCCGACGCGCTGTCCATGAaattcctcctcatctggcTCCTCGGTGACATTGCCAACCTCTCTGGCGCGCTCTGGACttccctcgccccctcctcgaTCGCTCTCGGCATGTACTTTTGTGTCGCCGACTTGATCCTCATCACCCAGTGCACCTAttacaacaccatcaacgcccGCCGGCGCGCACGcgaacagcaccaccaccaccctggtCACCGCAGGcactcccaccgccacccctcTGCCGACTCTGACACCACCGCAGTGGAAGACACCCCGGCCAACGAGGAAACACCCCTTGTAACCGAACACCGCCGCCCCAGGTCCGACTCCCAGACCCTCCTGCCCGGCTCCCACAGACGCCACTccacccaccgccgccgccgctcgTCTAACCTCGACCCGTTGACTAGAATCATAACCGGCGAGGACGACACCCCTGACTCCAACCCATGGCTTCACaacgccctctcccttctaGCCGTGTGGGTGGTAGGCGGAGCAGGGTGGTTCGTCTCCTACCGGATGGGTGCATGGGACTCCCCAGACGTTCCGGTCGACACCGAGCCCATCTCTGCTGAACCACAGGCGATTATCgggatggtgttgggctACATCTCGGCTGTTTGTTATCTCTG TGCGCGCATCCCCCAAATCATCAAAAACTACAAGGAGAAATCGTGCGAAGGCTTGGCCCTGCTGTTCTTTTTGCTCTCCCTAACAGGCAACTTCACTTATGGAGCCAGCGTGATGAGTTACAGCCAAGACAGGGACTACCTCCTCAGGGCCCTGCCGTGGCTACTCGGGAGTTTTGGGACGATCGTCGAGGACGGGGTCATTTTTGTGCAGTTTCGGATATACTCCAAGGGGAACCAAGCCGGGCAGCAGAGTAAAAGCGTTGGGGGCACGGCTTGA
- a CDS encoding uncharacterized protein (EggNog:ENOG503NUKC; MEROPS:MER0033198; COG:G), with translation MAPSPSVEPAPPPPPSPGIKSSTVPPEKESTPTEITPQPITNRPESRTTTTNKKQEPCEPPSSCSSSPRPYHHHPTPQPSLLVTAHKTHDYRHELLPVRREWFMTHPTKLAIITALVIALQVAVWGFLWGVFGVGPSETTSALSPPPIANLTYAAFSGLTLPNSVNQFLGLPYAQPPIGPFRWRSPSPPLPSSSGSGPIPATEFKPICLGAGVAYPTPGQSEDCLYANIWAPANATSESRLPVWVFVQGGGYNALSNYNWNGSEVVERSGYGVVVVNFNYRVGIWGFLAGGGGDGEMELNVGLRDQRGLLGWVQREIVQFGGDPEHVVMHGASAGAGSVAMHLIANGGRDDGLFHGAILESIFFPAQPFVGELGWQFERVLNQTGCKGGNSTEGEMDCLRNTDVKVLQEVANHAQPFPGKADPPLPVFYWTPCVDGELIQDFPYKLFKQGKNVKVPIMMGTASNEGTVFTPNITTPQQFTTFFSNNYPLLTATDTTSVLSRYTPPNFNTTPYFNPPNRPPFYGVLATAYGESTFICPQTNVLNYLSVDNTSSLWAYRYNVHDDENTRDGLGVPHLWDAGAIWGPGSLNSWDRTGSYRTYNKELIERVRGYYFGFVKYFDPNRGRLGTEPEWEGWVGGNETTGRRLLFETEGTRMEVLEQEERERCGFWLGLGEGRMEQR, from the exons ATGGCTCCTTCCCCATCCGTCGAGCCagcacccccaccaccaccatcaccaggcATAAAGTCTTCCACCGTACCTCCAGAGAAAGAATCGACACCCACAGAAATCACACCTCAACCTATAACCAACCGACCAGAATCACGCACAACgaccaccaacaaaaaaCAGGAACCATGTGAACCGCCCTCtagctgctcctcctcccctcggccgtaccaccaccacccaacaccgCAGCCGAGTTTACTTGTCACCGCGCACAAGACCCACGACTACCGCCACGAGTTGTTGCCGGTCAGAAGAGAATGGTTTATGACCCATCCCACCAAGCTGGCGATCATCACGGCTCTGGTCATTGCCCTGCAAGTGGCAGTATGGGGGTTTCTGTGGGGCGTTTTTGGTGTAGGACCAAGTGAG ACCACCTCAGCGTtgtcaccaccccccataGCAAACCTTACCTACGCCGCCTTCTCCggcctcaccctcccaaactccGTCAACCAGTTCCTCGGCCTGCCCTACGCCCAGCCCCCAATTGGACCCTTCCGCTGGcggtccccctcccctcctcttccttcctcgTCAGGATCAGGCCCAATACCAGCCACCGAGTTCAAACCCATCTGTcttggggcgggggtggcATACCCGACTCCGGGGCAGTCGGAAGACTGTCTTTATGCCAATATTTGGGCTCCGGCGAATGCAACGAGTGAGAGCAGGTTGCCGGTGTGGGTTTTTGTtcagggaggggggtatAATGCTTTGTCGAATTACAACTGGAATGGgagtgaggttgttgagaggagCGGGTacggggttgtggtggtgaattTTAATTACAGAGTTGGGATCTGGGGTTTTTTGgctggggggggaggggatggagagaTGGAGTTGAATGTTGGGTTGAGGGATcagagggggttgttggggtgggtgcAGAGGGAGATAGTGCAG TTTGGAGGTGATCCTGAGCATGTTGTTATGCACGGTGCGTCTGCGGGGGCTGGATCGGTGGCTATGCATCTTATTGCCAATGGGGGAAGAGATGACGGGTTGTTTCACGGGGCGATACTCGAGTCGATATTCTTTCCCGCTCAGCCGTTTGTTGGGGAACTGGGGTGGCAGTttgagagggtgttgaatCAGACTGGTTGTAAAGGGGGGAACTcgacggagggggagatggattgTTTGAGAAACACGGACGTGAAGGTGTTGCAGGAGGTGGCGAATCATGCTCAGCCTTTTCCTGGGAAGGCTGATCCGCCGTTGCCCGTTTTCTACTGGACGCCTTGTGTAGATGGGGAGTTGATTCAGGATTTTCCGTACAAGTTGTTTAAGCAAGGGAAGAATGTGAAGGTGCCGATTATGATGGGGACGGCATCGAATG AAGGGACAGTCTTCacccccaacatcaccaccccccagcagttcaccaccttcttctccaacaactaCCCTCTCCTCACTGCCACAGATACCACCTCCGTTTTGTCGCGCTACACCCCTCCCAATTTCAACACAACCCCCTATTTCAACCCCCCTAACCGACCACCCTTCTACGGAGTCTTGGCAACCGCCTATGGAGAAAGCACATTCATCTGCCCCCAGACAAACGTCCTGAATTACCTCTCTGTTGACAACACTTCCTCCCTATGGGCATACCGGTACAACGTCCACGACGACGAAAACACCCGCGACGGGCTGGGGGTTCCCCACCTGTGGGATGCGGGGGCGATTTGGGGACCGGGAAGTCTCAATTCTTGGGATCGGACGGGGAGTTACAGGACGTATAACAAGGAACTGATCGAAAGGGTGAGGGGGTATTATTTTGGGTTTGTCAAGTATTTTGATCCGAatagggggaggttgggaacCGAGCCagagtgggaggggtgggttggggggaatGAGACCACAGGGAGGAGATTGCTGTTTGAGACGGAGgggacgaggatggaggtTTTAGAacaggaagagagggagaggtgtgggttttggttgggtttgggggaggggaggatggagcAGAGGTGA